In one window of Lewinellaceae bacterium DNA:
- the murA gene encoding UDP-N-acetylglucosamine 1-carboxyvinyltransferase — MSAESFIVQGNANLSGEITAQGAKNEALQVISACLLTAEPVVLENVPDILDVRKLITLIKGLGVRIDRIDPHTYRFQADNIDLEYFASDAFQQDAQRIRGSVLLIGPLLARFGKAYLPKPGGDKIGRRRLDTHFHGFQQLGASFIYDEKNYTFSLQATQLTGTYVLMDEISVTGTGNMIMAATLAKGTTTIYNAACEPYVQQLCEMLIQMGANIEGVGSNLLRITGVSQLGGATHRILPDMIEIGSFIGLAAMTQSAITIKKAGVDHLGIIPSTFEKLGIQLEFQGDDIFVPAMDELIIQPFIDGSILTIYDAPWPGFTPDLMSIILVVATQAKGSLLVHQKMFESRLFFVDKLIDMGAQVILCDPHRATVIGLNRKQPLRGIEMTSPDIRAGVSLLIAALSADGESIIHNIQQIDRGYENIEGRLKALGARIERTLFDK, encoded by the coding sequence ATGTCAGCCGAATCATTCATTGTTCAGGGTAATGCAAATTTATCGGGTGAAATAACTGCCCAGGGAGCTAAAAATGAGGCACTCCAGGTCATCAGCGCCTGTCTGCTCACTGCTGAGCCGGTGGTATTGGAAAATGTACCGGACATACTGGATGTACGTAAACTGATCACCCTGATTAAAGGTCTTGGCGTCCGGATCGACCGCATCGATCCACACACGTACCGCTTTCAGGCTGACAATATTGACCTTGAATATTTTGCTTCTGATGCTTTTCAACAGGATGCCCAGCGTATCCGTGGATCGGTGCTGCTGATCGGGCCGCTCCTGGCCCGGTTTGGTAAGGCCTATCTCCCCAAACCGGGTGGAGACAAGATCGGTCGCCGCAGGCTGGATACCCATTTCCATGGCTTTCAGCAACTCGGTGCATCCTTTATCTACGATGAAAAAAATTATACCTTCTCCCTGCAAGCCACACAACTCACCGGTACGTACGTACTGATGGATGAGATCTCTGTGACCGGTACGGGCAACATGATCATGGCCGCTACATTGGCTAAGGGGACCACTACGATCTATAATGCCGCCTGTGAACCCTATGTACAGCAATTGTGTGAGATGCTTATCCAGATGGGCGCCAACATCGAAGGGGTAGGCTCCAACCTGCTCCGCATCACCGGTGTATCCCAGCTGGGAGGGGCCACGCACCGGATACTCCCGGATATGATCGAAATCGGCAGTTTTATTGGACTTGCAGCCATGACCCAGTCTGCAATTACCATCAAGAAAGCAGGAGTCGACCATTTGGGTATCATACCGTCTACCTTTGAAAAACTGGGCATTCAACTGGAATTTCAGGGTGACGACATCTTCGTGCCCGCTATGGATGAATTGATCATCCAACCTTTTATCGACGGATCCATTCTGACCATCTACGATGCGCCATGGCCCGGTTTTACCCCTGACCTCATGTCTATCATCCTGGTAGTAGCCACCCAGGCAAAGGGCAGCCTGCTGGTTCATCAGAAAATGTTTGAAAGCCGATTGTTTTTCGTGGATAAGTTAATCGATATGGGAGCACAGGTTATCCTTTGTGATCCCCACCGTGCTACCGTGATCGGTTTGAACCGGAAGCAACCTCTGCGGGGAATAGAAATGACATCGCCTGACATCCGGGCCGGGGTCTCCCTGCTGATTGCCGCACTGAGTGCGGACGGGGAAAGTATCATTCACAACATCCAGCAGATCGATCGCGGTTACGAAAACATTGAGGGCCGCCTTAAAGCACTCGGTGCCAGGATCGAGCGTACCCTATTTGACAAATAG
- a CDS encoding NAD(P)/FAD-dependent oxidoreductase: MKRQHHQVLIIGAGFAGITLAKALKNAPFDVLLVDKNNYHTFQPLLYQVATGGLEADSIAYPVRRIFRGYRNVRFQMAEVLRLNLPAKKAETTAGTLSYEYLVIATGSTNNFFNFEPIKEDLLTLKSVPDALDFRSFLMQNLEKAIATYDPGARDELMNIGIIGGGPAGIELAGAIAEMKHYVLPKDFPQIDFKTMSIHLFEAGNELLGNMSDKSSKFSLKYLQNLGVQVHLNSKVKSYTNQRIQLEDGTELATDNVIWTAGVKGNPIPGLPPELIVGGNRITVNAFNQIPGYEYAFVLGDVASHVDDANPKGLPMLAQVGIQQARHLAKNLKRLIRQQPLEPFAYYNKGVMATIGRNRAVVDLPHWKFKGPFAWFVWMFVHIMSLVGFRNKLVTFIDWMGNYFNYDRPLGLIIRPYKKKQKIPADPVT, translated from the coding sequence ATGAAACGTCAACATCACCAAGTATTGATTATCGGTGCCGGATTTGCCGGAATCACCCTGGCAAAAGCCTTAAAAAACGCCCCCTTCGACGTTTTGCTGGTTGATAAGAACAATTACCACACCTTCCAGCCACTCCTTTACCAGGTAGCCACGGGAGGCCTGGAAGCCGACAGCATCGCTTATCCGGTGCGCCGGATTTTTCGGGGATACCGGAATGTCCGTTTTCAAATGGCCGAGGTCCTGCGTTTGAATCTGCCGGCCAAAAAAGCGGAAACCACGGCCGGAACGTTATCCTACGAATACCTCGTCATTGCAACCGGAAGCACCAATAACTTTTTCAACTTTGAGCCGATCAAGGAAGATCTGCTGACCTTAAAATCTGTCCCGGATGCATTGGACTTCCGGAGCTTCCTGATGCAGAATCTGGAAAAAGCCATCGCCACCTATGATCCGGGAGCGCGGGATGAACTGATGAACATCGGAATCATCGGGGGTGGACCCGCCGGGATCGAACTCGCCGGAGCCATCGCTGAAATGAAGCATTACGTACTCCCTAAGGATTTTCCGCAAATTGACTTCAAAACGATGTCCATTCACCTTTTTGAAGCAGGGAATGAACTGCTGGGTAACATGTCGGATAAGTCTTCAAAATTCAGTCTGAAATACCTGCAAAACCTGGGCGTTCAGGTTCATCTGAATTCCAAGGTGAAAAGTTATACCAATCAGAGAATACAACTGGAAGACGGCACCGAGCTGGCCACCGATAATGTGATCTGGACAGCCGGGGTGAAGGGCAACCCCATCCCGGGGCTTCCACCTGAGCTGATCGTAGGAGGAAACCGGATTACCGTTAATGCTTTCAATCAGATCCCGGGCTACGAATACGCATTTGTCCTGGGTGATGTCGCCTCCCATGTGGATGATGCCAATCCGAAAGGCTTACCTATGCTGGCCCAGGTAGGTATCCAGCAAGCGAGACATCTGGCGAAAAACTTAAAACGACTGATCCGCCAGCAACCCCTGGAGCCTTTTGCTTATTACAATAAAGGAGTCATGGCGACGATAGGCCGCAACCGGGCCGTGGTTGATTTACCGCATTGGAAGTTTAAAGGGCCTTTTGCCTGGTTTGTTTGGATGTTTGTGCACATCATGTCCCTGGTAGGCTTCAGAAACAAACTGGTAACTTTTATCGATTGGATGGGAAATTATTTCAACTATGACCGTCCTCTTGGATTAATTATCCGTCCATACAAGAAAAAACAGAAAATACCTGCTGATCCTGTTACCTGA
- the gndA gene encoding NADP-dependent phosphogluconate dehydrogenase → MENRREGQLHFGMIGLGTMGRNLLLNLADHGYSVAGYDKNADQVQRLENEKSSDKVHGFSTLDAFLAELQSPRVMMMLVPAGPIVDAVLADLIPHLQPGDIIIDGGNSKFTDTDRRAKDLSDQGFHFIGMGVSGGEDGARRGPSMMPGGDAGAYRHVQPMFEAIAAHVQGDPCVTYIGPGASGHFVKMVHNGIEYALMQLIAETYAILKRGLQYSNEELSVLFDQWNQGRLESYLLEITSTIFTVKNPDTGHMLVDDISDQAKAKGTGKWTSQIAMDLQVPVPSIDIAVSMRDLSKYGVLRNQLAKQVTPPQPWKGNRKEHTEMLEKAFFFNMVLIYSQGMHLLSRASSEYNYALNLGQIARIWRGGCIIRSRFLETIYTAFTNNTDLEHLMQDAGIQKSLAECEEATRTVTAQAISSGYPIPVYATTLNYHQSLISARLPTNLIQAQRDFFGAHTYELIDKEGVFHTEWPEID, encoded by the coding sequence ATGGAAAATAGACGCGAAGGGCAGCTTCACTTCGGAATGATCGGGCTGGGTACGATGGGAAGAAATCTGTTGCTGAATCTGGCCGATCATGGTTATTCCGTAGCAGGGTATGATAAGAACGCCGACCAGGTACAACGATTGGAAAATGAAAAGTCCAGCGATAAGGTCCACGGCTTCTCGACATTGGATGCATTTCTCGCCGAACTGCAGTCGCCACGGGTGATGATGATGCTGGTTCCGGCCGGTCCAATCGTAGATGCCGTCCTGGCTGACCTGATACCCCACCTGCAACCGGGAGATATCATCATCGATGGAGGCAATTCCAAGTTTACAGATACCGATCGCCGTGCAAAGGACCTGTCCGATCAAGGTTTTCATTTTATCGGCATGGGCGTTTCCGGAGGTGAAGACGGTGCAAGACGAGGGCCAAGTATGATGCCTGGTGGAGATGCCGGAGCTTATCGTCATGTGCAACCCATGTTTGAAGCCATTGCGGCGCATGTTCAGGGAGATCCCTGTGTGACCTATATCGGACCCGGCGCTTCCGGTCACTTTGTAAAGATGGTTCACAATGGCATCGAATATGCCCTGATGCAACTGATCGCTGAGACTTACGCCATCCTCAAAAGGGGACTGCAATATTCGAATGAGGAACTTTCAGTACTTTTTGATCAATGGAATCAAGGTCGCCTGGAGTCCTACCTGCTGGAAATAACTTCCACGATATTTACCGTTAAAAATCCGGATACTGGCCATATGCTCGTCGATGATATCAGCGATCAGGCCAAAGCCAAAGGTACCGGCAAATGGACATCGCAAATCGCAATGGATCTGCAGGTACCCGTACCCAGCATCGATATTGCCGTGTCCATGCGCGACCTTTCCAAATATGGTGTATTGCGTAATCAACTTGCGAAACAGGTGACCCCTCCACAACCCTGGAAAGGCAACCGCAAAGAGCACACGGAAATGCTGGAGAAAGCATTCTTCTTTAATATGGTTTTGATTTACAGCCAGGGTATGCACCTCCTTTCCCGCGCTTCTTCCGAATACAATTATGCACTTAACCTGGGTCAAATTGCACGCATCTGGCGGGGAGGATGCATCATCCGTTCGCGCTTTCTGGAGACGATCTATACCGCTTTTACGAATAACACCGATCTGGAGCATCTGATGCAGGATGCCGGCATTCAAAAATCATTGGCTGAATGCGAGGAAGCTACCCGTACAGTCACTGCTCAGGCTATATCCTCCGGCTACCCAATACCGGTGTATGCAACAACCCTGAATTACCACCAGTCACTGATCTCCGCCCGGTTACCAACCAATTTGATCCAGGCGCAGAGGGACTTTTTTGGCGCTCACACCTATGAGCTCATTGATAAAGAAGGTGTATTTCACACCGAGTGGCCCGAAATAGATTAA
- a CDS encoding histidinol-phosphate aminotransferase family protein, whose amino-acid sequence MATSFNRRQWLKAGLLGSSLPLLQPWQLLDHLREPVPGPSGNMPVRLNSNENPFGPSKKSREAVMASLDEGNRYPRTAINKLKEAIAKKEGVGVDQVLITAGSTEILGLMGLIYGLRGGNIVAGDPTFDYLMIYSELIGAKWKRIPLTPDKYFDLEAMGKAVDDNTRLIFICNPNNPTGTYIPKAEVGAFCEKYGSSIPIFIDEAYIEFTDGGVSNSLMDMVTANPNIVVGRTFSKVYGLAGMRIGYALGHPDTIKVMQQFCMGRMITPSVPSMYAALASLEDEWFTSMTVEKTIQGKAMVYDFCKQQQVRYIPSHTNFIWFEADRFKGDLVKTMASKDILIRSYSDQPGWYRVSIGTPDEMQTFINAAGQELV is encoded by the coding sequence ATGGCAACCTCATTTAACCGTCGTCAGTGGCTTAAAGCAGGCCTTTTAGGAAGCAGTTTACCGCTTCTGCAACCGTGGCAATTACTCGATCATCTCCGGGAACCGGTGCCGGGTCCTTCGGGGAATATGCCTGTACGGCTTAACTCCAATGAAAATCCTTTTGGACCCTCAAAGAAATCCCGTGAAGCCGTCATGGCCTCGCTGGATGAAGGCAATCGCTATCCGCGGACAGCCATTAACAAATTAAAAGAGGCCATCGCAAAAAAGGAAGGAGTCGGTGTCGATCAGGTCCTGATTACTGCCGGATCCACGGAGATCCTCGGACTGATGGGGCTTATCTACGGACTGCGGGGAGGAAATATCGTAGCCGGTGATCCTACGTTTGATTACCTGATGATCTACAGTGAGCTCATCGGAGCCAAATGGAAGCGGATACCGCTTACACCGGATAAATATTTTGACCTGGAAGCGATGGGTAAAGCAGTGGATGACAACACCCGGTTGATATTTATCTGCAATCCCAATAATCCGACTGGAACCTATATTCCCAAAGCAGAGGTTGGAGCTTTTTGCGAAAAATATGGAAGCAGTATACCCATCTTCATCGATGAGGCATACATTGAGTTTACCGATGGTGGAGTCAGCAATTCATTGATGGATATGGTGACAGCCAATCCCAATATTGTGGTGGGACGGACATTTTCCAAAGTATACGGATTAGCCGGTATGCGCATCGGTTATGCACTGGGGCATCCGGATACCATCAAAGTCATGCAGCAGTTCTGCATGGGTCGTATGATCACACCCAGCGTACCGTCCATGTACGCCGCACTGGCCAGCCTGGAAGATGAATGGTTTACGAGTATGACCGTCGAGAAAACCATCCAGGGGAAAGCCATGGTTTACGATTTCTGCAAACAACAACAGGTACGCTACATTCCGTCGCATACCAACTTTATCTGGTTTGAAGCAGACCGGTTCAAAGGAGATCTGGTGAAGACCATGGCGTCGAAAGACATTCTGATCCGTAGCTATTCCGATCAACCGGGATGGTATCGCGTAAGTATCGGAACACCTGATGAAATGCAGACATTCATCAATGCGGCGGGACAAGAACTGGTTTAA
- a CDS encoding polyprenyl synthetase family protein, with translation MLAEIKAFIEPELSEFQSRFKESMRSRVPLLDRIAFYLIKSKGKQIRPIFVLATAKSCGGIKESTFTAASLIELLHTASLVHDDVVDNAYKRRGFFSINALWKHKAAVLVGDFLLSKGLLLALDHKEYQLLHIVSEAVRQISEGELLQMEKSRGLNLDESIYFDIIRQKTASLIAAACAAGAYSAGVPPEMVERMRLFGETAGLSFQIKDDLFDYGKEEVGKPLGIDIKEKKLTLPLIYALKHCDSGTRNHMIHLIKRHSEDKSKRGEIIEFVRGSGGIEYATEKMNKLADDAVQLLEESEGLVNTEHLKNLVHFIIARRK, from the coding sequence ATGCTAGCGGAAATCAAAGCTTTTATTGAGCCTGAACTGTCTGAATTTCAATCCCGTTTCAAAGAATCCATGCGGAGCCGCGTGCCGCTTCTGGATCGCATTGCATTCTATCTGATCAAATCAAAAGGAAAACAGATTCGCCCCATATTTGTCCTTGCCACCGCGAAAAGCTGTGGCGGGATCAAAGAATCCACGTTTACGGCAGCTTCTCTGATTGAATTACTGCATACTGCATCATTGGTCCACGATGACGTGGTTGATAATGCGTACAAGCGCCGGGGATTTTTTTCGATCAATGCCTTATGGAAACATAAGGCAGCTGTGTTGGTTGGAGACTTTTTACTCTCTAAAGGCCTTCTTTTAGCCCTCGATCATAAAGAATACCAATTGCTGCACATCGTCTCCGAGGCAGTACGTCAGATCAGCGAAGGGGAATTGCTCCAAATGGAAAAATCCCGCGGGCTGAACCTTGATGAATCCATTTATTTCGATATCATCCGGCAAAAAACCGCGTCCCTTATCGCTGCGGCATGTGCTGCCGGGGCCTATTCCGCCGGCGTACCCCCGGAAATGGTTGAGCGGATGCGCCTGTTCGGTGAGACGGCCGGGCTATCCTTTCAGATCAAAGATGATCTATTTGATTATGGTAAAGAAGAAGTGGGCAAACCATTAGGCATTGACATCAAAGAGAAGAAACTCACATTACCCCTGATCTATGCCCTGAAACATTGTGATTCGGGAACCAGGAATCACATGATTCACCTGATCAAACGACACAGCGAGGACAAATCCAAGCGGGGTGAGATCATTGAATTTGTCCGCGGAAGCGGAGGTATTGAATATGCCACGGAGAAGATGAATAAGCTTGCCGATGATGCAGTACAGCTGCTGGAAGAAAGCGAAGGCCTTGTCAATACCGAGCACTTGAAGAACCTCGTTCACTTTATTATTGCCCGGCGTAAATAA
- a CDS encoding UDP-3-O-(3-hydroxymyristoyl)glucosamine N-acyltransferase: MKFKQPIPVSTIAAAYNMDILGNSTLLASGINVIHRVEAGDITFVDIPKYYQKAIDSAATVIIINQAIDCPDHKVLLISDQPFQVYNELVKEHRPFVFAREEIDPTAKIGAGTIIEPNVVIGAHVTIGESCYIQANAYIGPHTRIGNRVNIQAGVIIGTDAFYFKKESDRYLKWHTGGRVIIEDDVEIGAGSTVNRGVSSDTIIGEGTKIDCQVHIAHGVRIGKHCLIAAQTGISGKTIIGDQVVIYGQVGIAQTLKIGDQAIILAKSGVSKDLPGKGIYFGYPASEARQKNKELAVLRQLPDWWKTQS; the protein is encoded by the coding sequence ATGAAATTCAAACAGCCTATCCCCGTTTCGACCATTGCTGCTGCCTATAACATGGATATCCTTGGTAATTCCACCCTTCTGGCCAGTGGAATCAACGTTATTCACCGGGTCGAAGCCGGCGACATCACCTTTGTCGATATTCCAAAATATTACCAGAAAGCGATCGACTCGGCAGCGACTGTAATAATCATCAATCAGGCGATCGATTGTCCGGATCACAAAGTCTTATTGATTTCCGATCAGCCCTTCCAGGTCTATAATGAGCTGGTCAAAGAACACCGACCTTTTGTTTTTGCCCGTGAGGAGATCGATCCGACGGCTAAGATCGGTGCCGGCACCATTATCGAACCCAATGTGGTGATTGGTGCACATGTTACGATTGGCGAGTCGTGTTACATCCAGGCCAATGCCTATATCGGTCCGCATACCCGGATCGGCAACCGGGTCAATATCCAGGCTGGCGTTATAATCGGAACCGATGCTTTTTATTTCAAAAAAGAGAGTGACCGTTACCTGAAATGGCATACCGGCGGACGGGTGATCATCGAAGATGATGTTGAAATTGGTGCCGGTTCAACCGTTAACCGTGGCGTTTCATCCGACACGATAATCGGTGAGGGGACTAAAATCGATTGTCAGGTACACATCGCACATGGAGTCCGCATCGGTAAACATTGTCTGATCGCCGCACAAACCGGGATCAGTGGCAAGACCATCATCGGGGATCAGGTAGTCATCTATGGCCAGGTTGGGATCGCCCAAACCCTGAAAATCGGTGATCAGGCCATCATCCTGGCTAAATCGGGAGTGTCCAAAGACCTTCCCGGAAAAGGCATTTATTTCGGATACCCGGCAAGCGAAGCCCGTCAAAAAAATAAAGAACTGGCTGTCTTGCGCCAGTTGCCTGACTGGTGGAAAACACAATCCTAA